One part of the Bombus terrestris chromosome 13, iyBomTerr1.2, whole genome shotgun sequence genome encodes these proteins:
- the LOC100645097 gene encoding acetyl-coenzyme A transporter 1 isoform X2, producing the protein MNKDDNVEDGIHELKHVHERSDVRGDEKNIAILLFLYLLQGIPLGLCGSIPMLLQNRDVSYRQQAEFSFVQWPFSLKLFWAPIVDSVFSQRFGRRKTWLIPTQYLMGFFMLLLSSHVNQWLGSKTIKPNIEMLTVIFFVLNVLAATQDIVVDGWALTMLKRCNVGYASTCNSVGQTAGYFIGYVLFMALESPEFCNSYLRSTPSNEGILTLPDFLYFWGWVFIIITTLLALFKHEDSEKMHKDEELNTDIKHAYRLLWKIVKLPSIKTIIIFLLTAKIGFSACDAVTGLKLVEAGIPKEKFALMAVPMIPLQILLPLAISKYTVGPRPMDVYIMAMPYRLAFGLVAAVLVYVTPYIVTGGHVPAYYFIVLIALYLIHQVFTSSMFVASMAFFAKISDPAVGGTYMTLLNTLSNLGANWPATAALWFVDPLTYRQCSTDPSNDCSTISKRELCMDTHNGACNMQFDGYYIESILCLIIGLAWLRWGRRKIDLLQTRPMSAWKIILSKQNR; encoded by the exons ATGAATAAGGATGACAATGTGGAGGATGGGATCCACGAGTTGAAGCACGTCCACGAACGTTCGGATGTACGAGGTGATGAAAAGAATATagctattcttttatttttatatctgttACAAGGAATACCATTGGGGTTATGCGGTTCTATACCCATGTTACTTCAGAACAGAGATGTGTCATATCGTCAGCAG GCTGAATTTAGCTTTGTGCAATGGCCCTTTTCTTTGAAACTGTTTTGGGCACCCATAGTAGACTCCGTGTTTTCACAAAGATttggaagaagaaaaacatggctaattccaacTCAATATTTAATGGGATTTTTCATGCTGCTATTATCCAGCCATGTAAATCAATGGTTGGgtagtaaaacaataaaaccaAACATAGAAATGTTGactgtaatattttttgtacTAAATGTTTTGGCTGCAACTCAAGATATTGTAGTAGATGGATGGGCACTGACCATGTtaaaaag ATGTAACGTGGGATATGCATCAACTTGCAACAGTGTAGGACAAACTGCTGGATACTTTATTGGTTATGTACTTTTTATGGCATTAGAATCTCCGGAATTTTGTAACAGTTATTTAAGATCTACACCTTCCAATGAAGGCATTTTAACTCTGCCTG attttctttatttctggGGATgggtatttataattattaccaCTTTACTTGCCTTGTTTAAACATGAAGATTCAGAGAAAATGCACAAAGACGAAGAATTGAATACAGATATCAAACATGCGTACAGATTACTTTGGAAGATCGTCAAATTACCATCTATAAAAACAatcattatatttttgttaactGCCAAG ATAGGGTTTTCTGCTTGTGATGCTGTAACAGGTTTGAAGCTAGTAGAAGCTGGTATACCAAAAGAAAAGTTTGCCCTTATGGCTGTGCCTATGATTCCATTACAAATACTGTTACCATTAGCAATATCAAAGTATACAGTAGGTCCAAGGCCCATGGATGTATACATAATGGCAATGCCTTATAG ACTGGCTTTTGGATTAGTAGCAGCAGTTTTGGTATATGTGACACCATATATCGTAACAGGGGGACATGTTCCAGCCTATTACTTCATAGTTTTAATTGCTCTATATTTGATACACCAA GTTTTCACAAGTAGTATGTTCGTGGCATCAATGGCATTTTTTGCAAAGATTAGCGATCCAGCTGTTGGTGGTACTTACATGACATTACTAAATACATTAAGTAATCTGGGAGCTAATTGGCCAGCAACGGCAGCTCTTTGGTTTGTTGATCCATTAACGTATCGGCAATGCAGCACCGATCCCTCAAATGACTGTAGCACAATTTCGAAAAGGGAG ctCTGCATGGATACGCACAATGGTGCTTGTAATATGCAATTTGATGGATATTACATAGAGAGTATCTTGTGCTTAATCATAGGACTTGCTTGGCTCAGATGGGGTCGACGGAAAATAGATCTGTTACAAACAAGACCGATGTCTGCTTGGAAAATTATTCTTTCGAAGCAGAACAGATAA
- the LOC100644977 gene encoding uncharacterized protein LOC100644977, translating into MSQRFICALLTTSVVCCALAENNEFAAASEFVKKQLTKDKLLTDVVRAKNSSKTPYLYSVVSDNGQHEQKNLDKYQRLKSDSRGFSCCGSRYGSNSSTRPDSYHSRIPVDNGRYQTKFPERLPTDRYGWQTHGPPPGLSGRPGSGSYAGTAFYEGSHTGDRFDPRPSYGGEGSRKPGSYDSGGGYGYASSGFGGYSFNRPTGYGGDYGISGTFANGDEFGSMEPNRPDGHPPPHPNINAQKAVALKALAGVALIGAAAALATNPVLLPLGVVSGRKKRSSLSIKDRNDYMNYILTNLKSNVTKNDEDGNKVSLSPTCVARVTCEIQKNYWINRKKDANFFKEISALEHRLSNLLLNNVLNDELVNMRIRRLVRAATIVAVNGDNCNAFTCTLVQIKTSKNLSVLKL; encoded by the exons ATGTCGCAACGATTCATTTGCGCTTTGCTAACGACTAGCGTTGTTTGCTGTGCACTCGCGGAGAATAATGAATTCGCCGCGGCTTCTGAATTCGTTAAGAAACAGCTCACGAAAGATAAACTGTTGACGGACGTCGTACGCGCTAAAAATTCTTCCAAGACGCCATATCTGTATAGCGTAGTGTCTGATAACGGGCAACACGAACAGAAGAATTTGGATAAATATCAGCGATTGAAATCTGATTCAAGAG GTTTCAGTTGCTGCGGATCCAGATACGGTTCTAATTCGTCAACGCGACCTGATTCGTATCACAGTAGGATCCCTGTGGACAACGGTCGATATCAAACTAAATTTCCTGAACGTTTACCCACTGATAG ATACGGCTGGCAAACTCACGGACCACCACCAGGTTTAAGCGGAAGACCCGGAAGTGGAAGTTACGCTGGAACTGCATTTTACGAAGGAAGTCATACAGGAGATAG ATTTGATCCACGACCGAGTTATGGGGGCGAAGGTTCACGCAAACCTGGTAGTTATGATTCCGGCGGAGGATATGGTTATGCTAGCAGTGGTTTCGGAGGATATAGCTTTAATCGACCAACTGGTTACGGAGGTGATTATGGAATTTCAGGGACCTTCGCTAATGGCGATGAATTCGGATCTATGGAGCCAAATCGTCCAGATGGACATCCTCCTCCCCATCCGAATATTAACGCGCAGAAG GCCGTCGCTTTAAAGGCATTGGCAGGTGTTGCGTTAATTGGTGCAGCCGCCGCTTTAGCAACGAATCCTGTTCTTCTTCCGCTCGGAGTTGTATCAGGCAGAAAGAAACGATCGAGTTTGTCCATCAAAGATAGAAATGATTATATGAATTACATTTTAACAAACTTGAAAAGTAACGTTACCAAG AATGACGAAGATGGAAACAAAGTATCTCTCTCACCAACGTGTGTAGCTAGAGTCACGTGCGAGATTCAAAAGAATTACTGGATCAATCGTAAGAAGGACGCTaactttttcaaagaaatatcaGCATTGGAACATCGTCTTAgcaattt gCTTCTAAATAATGTACTCAACGATGAACTTGTGAATATGCGCATTAGAAGATTAGTAAGAGCGGCAACCATTGTTGCCGTGAATGGAGACAATTGCAACGCATTTACTTGTACTCTTGTACAAATTAAAACAAGCAAGAATCTATCTGTTCTTAAACTATAG
- the LOC100645345 gene encoding cationic amino acid transporter 4: MPSVRRMILGHVMSGLCSKMNRTKKLQGDLLETPMKRCLSTFDITLLGVGHMVGAGIYVLTGTVAHDTAGPGVILSFLLAGVASLLAALCYAEFGARIPKAGSAYVYTYISVGEFWAFVIGWNIILEHMIGAASVARAWSGYVDSLAGGAISNYTRRIMHGYTMGEPLGTIPDFLAAGLCLAYAMLLALGVKCSATVNSLLTIVNLGVMGLVIGLGIYYAKFSNWSCENGGFLPYGFSGVLAGAATCFYAFVGFDSIATSGEEARDPGYSIPRATLFSMAIVTIGYVMVSAALTLVVPYWNINPTAALPEAFSSRGIPWAKYAISVGALCGMTTTLFGSLFSLPRTMYAMANDGLLFGFLGHVSERTQVPVLNLAISGSVSALIALLFDLQHLVEFMSIGTFLAYTIVSASVIILRYRPEKVTPPPSNAGTPSSLTSPPTEGADSNSDCNSVTSAESELLDLSEGTGKLTSRYVWLVNFLGNCKPGDAVTGSVMIYTAGCISLCYLLILISQTYFAPDWWDYFVLTNVVTLLIGSLIVISAHQQSPPTGKFRVPMVPIVPALSILFNVGLMFHLSLLTWLRFLVWMIVGMLIYFLYGIHYSKEAAGPNSYSILMATSEAGRGAKWGATLRVNQKSDKVPILNEEDFVH, encoded by the exons gTGTTGGTCATATGGTTGGCGCTGGTATTTACGTTTTGACAGGAACGGTGGCTCATGACACAGCCGGTCCAGGCGTAATCCTGAGCTTCCTGCTCGCTGGCGTAGCTTCTTTGTTAGCTGCGTTATGTTACGCTGAATTCGGTGCGAGAATTCCAAAAGCTGGCAGCGCGTACGTTTACACCTATATCTCCGTCGGCGAATTTTGGGCTTTCGTAATTGGATGGAACATCATATTAGAGCATATGATCG GTGCGGCGTCCGTGGCCAGGGCATGGAGCGGATACGTTGATTCTTTAGCAGGAGGAGCAATCAGCAATTACACCCGCCGAATAATGCACGGGTACACGATGGGAGAACCACTTGGAACTATACCAGATTTTTTAGCCGCTGGACTATGTCTAGCATACGCGATGTTGTTAGCATTGGGCGTTAAATGTTCGGCAACGGTTAATTCTTTGCTCACTATCGTAAATTTAGGCGTGATGGGGTTGGTAATCGGTCTGGGGATATATTACGCGAAATTCTCTAACTGGAGCTGTGAGAATGGAGGATTCTTACCGTACGGATTCAGCGGTGTATTAGCAG GTGCCGCAACATGTTTCTACGCTTTCGTTGGCTTCGATTCTATAGCTACCTCTGGCGAAGAAGCGCGCGATCCTGGGTACAGTATACCACGAGCAACGCTATTTTCCATGGCAATCGTAACCATCGGGTACGTGATGGTCAGCGCCGCTTTAACTTTAGTCGTGCCGTATTGGAACATCAATCCAACAGCAGCGCTTCCCGAGGCTTTCTCATCGAGAGGAATACCATGGGCGAAATACGCGATAAG TGTTGGGGCTTTGTGCGGAATGACGACGACTCTCTTCGGATCCCTGTTTTCATTACCACGGACAATGTATGCCATGGCGAACGATGGTCTACTCTTTGGCTTTCTGGGCCACGTTAGCGAGCGCACTCAAGTTCCGGTTCTCAACTTGGCTATCAGCGGCTCTGTCAGTGCCTTAATCGCCTTGCTCTTCGACCTTCAACATCTAGTTGAATTTATGTCTATCGGTACTTTCTTGGCCTATACCATCGTTTCAGCGAGCGTAATTATCTTGAGATATCGTCCTGAGAAAGTTACGCCGCCACCATCGAACGCTGGTACACCGAGCAGTTTGACATCGCCTCCTACCGAGGGTGCGGATTCCAACAGCGATTGTAACAGCGTCACATCCGCCGAATCCGAG CTCTTAGATCTGAGCGAGGGCACTGGCAAACTTACGTCACGTTACGTTTGGCTGGTGAATTTCCTGGGCAACTGCAAGCCTGGAGATGCGGTCACTGGTTCCGTGATGATTTATACGGCAGGTTGCATTTCTTTATGTTACCTGTTAATACTGATATCTCAAACGTATTTTGCACCAGACTGGTGGGATTACTTCGTTCTGACAAACGTTGTTACATTACTGATTGGCA GTCTTATCGTTATCTCTGCGCATCAACAAAGTCCACCTACTGGTAAATTCCGCGTACCTATGGTACCTATAGTACCAGCTCTGAGTATCTTATTCAACGTTGGGTTAATGTTTCACCTGTCGCTTTTAACGTGGCTACGATTTCTTGTGTGGATGATAGTCG GAATGTTAATATACTTCTTGTATGGGATTCACTACAGTAAAGAAGCAGCGGGTCCAAATTCGTATTCGATCTTAATGGCGACTTCGGAAGCTGGTCGGGGTGCGAAATGGGGAGCGACGTTACGGGTTAATCAGAAAAGCGATAAAGTTCCCATCTTAAACGAGGAAGATTTCGTACATTAG
- the LOC100645097 gene encoding acetyl-coenzyme A transporter 1 isoform X1, whose protein sequence is MGTRRKMNKDDNVEDGIHELKHVHERSDVRGDEKNIAILLFLYLLQGIPLGLCGSIPMLLQNRDVSYRQQAEFSFVQWPFSLKLFWAPIVDSVFSQRFGRRKTWLIPTQYLMGFFMLLLSSHVNQWLGSKTIKPNIEMLTVIFFVLNVLAATQDIVVDGWALTMLKRCNVGYASTCNSVGQTAGYFIGYVLFMALESPEFCNSYLRSTPSNEGILTLPDFLYFWGWVFIIITTLLALFKHEDSEKMHKDEELNTDIKHAYRLLWKIVKLPSIKTIIIFLLTAKIGFSACDAVTGLKLVEAGIPKEKFALMAVPMIPLQILLPLAISKYTVGPRPMDVYIMAMPYRLAFGLVAAVLVYVTPYIVTGGHVPAYYFIVLIALYLIHQVFTSSMFVASMAFFAKISDPAVGGTYMTLLNTLSNLGANWPATAALWFVDPLTYRQCSTDPSNDCSTISKRELCMDTHNGACNMQFDGYYIESILCLIIGLAWLRWGRRKIDLLQTRPMSAWKIILSKQNR, encoded by the exons ATGGGTACTAGAAGGAAAATGAATAAGGATGACAATGTGGAGGATGGGATCCACGAGTTGAAGCACGTCCACGAACGTTCGGATGTACGAGGTGATGAAAAGAATATagctattcttttatttttatatctgttACAAGGAATACCATTGGGGTTATGCGGTTCTATACCCATGTTACTTCAGAACAGAGATGTGTCATATCGTCAGCAG GCTGAATTTAGCTTTGTGCAATGGCCCTTTTCTTTGAAACTGTTTTGGGCACCCATAGTAGACTCCGTGTTTTCACAAAGATttggaagaagaaaaacatggctaattccaacTCAATATTTAATGGGATTTTTCATGCTGCTATTATCCAGCCATGTAAATCAATGGTTGGgtagtaaaacaataaaaccaAACATAGAAATGTTGactgtaatattttttgtacTAAATGTTTTGGCTGCAACTCAAGATATTGTAGTAGATGGATGGGCACTGACCATGTtaaaaag ATGTAACGTGGGATATGCATCAACTTGCAACAGTGTAGGACAAACTGCTGGATACTTTATTGGTTATGTACTTTTTATGGCATTAGAATCTCCGGAATTTTGTAACAGTTATTTAAGATCTACACCTTCCAATGAAGGCATTTTAACTCTGCCTG attttctttatttctggGGATgggtatttataattattaccaCTTTACTTGCCTTGTTTAAACATGAAGATTCAGAGAAAATGCACAAAGACGAAGAATTGAATACAGATATCAAACATGCGTACAGATTACTTTGGAAGATCGTCAAATTACCATCTATAAAAACAatcattatatttttgttaactGCCAAG ATAGGGTTTTCTGCTTGTGATGCTGTAACAGGTTTGAAGCTAGTAGAAGCTGGTATACCAAAAGAAAAGTTTGCCCTTATGGCTGTGCCTATGATTCCATTACAAATACTGTTACCATTAGCAATATCAAAGTATACAGTAGGTCCAAGGCCCATGGATGTATACATAATGGCAATGCCTTATAG ACTGGCTTTTGGATTAGTAGCAGCAGTTTTGGTATATGTGACACCATATATCGTAACAGGGGGACATGTTCCAGCCTATTACTTCATAGTTTTAATTGCTCTATATTTGATACACCAA GTTTTCACAAGTAGTATGTTCGTGGCATCAATGGCATTTTTTGCAAAGATTAGCGATCCAGCTGTTGGTGGTACTTACATGACATTACTAAATACATTAAGTAATCTGGGAGCTAATTGGCCAGCAACGGCAGCTCTTTGGTTTGTTGATCCATTAACGTATCGGCAATGCAGCACCGATCCCTCAAATGACTGTAGCACAATTTCGAAAAGGGAG ctCTGCATGGATACGCACAATGGTGCTTGTAATATGCAATTTGATGGATATTACATAGAGAGTATCTTGTGCTTAATCATAGGACTTGCTTGGCTCAGATGGGGTCGACGGAAAATAGATCTGTTACAAACAAGACCGATGTCTGCTTGGAAAATTATTCTTTCGAAGCAGAACAGATAA